In Pedobacter heparinus DSM 2366, the following are encoded in one genomic region:
- a CDS encoding O-methyltransferase, with protein sequence MPIFAAMVFNFISDYLKHRFTAKSRHGTHSPFVYKLTDEVIYDFKSKTDYKSIEAQRKKLFNDGSLITVTDLGAGSHLNKNRTKKVKQIAKNALKRPRLAQLIYRLAKDVKPASVIELGTCLGITTAYLSRACPDAALITIEGCPETAKVAYRNFQELGLDNVELLVGNFDTLLPGVIAGQQKLDFVYIDGNHRKEATLNYFSWCLPKVHEGSLLIFDDIYWSKGMKEAWEEIKNHPDVTVTIDLFWIGLVYFRKGQVKEHFKIKF encoded by the coding sequence ATGCCTATTTTTGCGGCTATGGTTTTTAATTTTATCAGTGATTATTTAAAGCACCGTTTTACTGCCAAAAGCAGACATGGTACCCATTCCCCATTTGTATACAAACTTACTGATGAGGTAATTTACGATTTTAAGTCCAAAACTGATTACAAAAGTATTGAAGCGCAGCGAAAAAAACTTTTCAATGACGGTTCATTGATCACAGTGACCGATTTGGGGGCGGGTTCCCATCTGAACAAGAACAGGACGAAGAAGGTAAAACAGATTGCTAAAAATGCATTGAAGCGTCCGCGGCTGGCCCAGCTGATCTATCGTTTGGCTAAAGACGTTAAGCCTGCCAGCGTTATAGAATTGGGTACCTGCCTGGGTATAACCACTGCATATTTAAGTAGGGCTTGTCCCGATGCAGCGCTGATCACGATTGAAGGTTGCCCGGAGACAGCTAAAGTAGCCTATCGTAATTTTCAGGAACTGGGACTGGATAATGTAGAACTGCTGGTAGGGAATTTTGATACTTTACTGCCAGGTGTAATTGCCGGGCAGCAAAAGCTGGATTTCGTTTACATAGACGGCAACCATAGAAAAGAGGCTACATTAAATTATTTCAGCTGGTGTTTGCCTAAAGTTCATGAAGGTTCGTTGCTTATCTTTGACGACATCTATTGGAGCAAGGGTATGAAGGAAGCCTGGGAAGAGATAAAAAACCATCCCGATGTTACAGTAACTATAGATTTGTTTTGGATAGGGTTGGTTTACTTTAGGAAGGGCCAGGTTAAAGAGCATTTTAAAATTAAGTTTTAA